TTGCCCAAAATGGTTTCGATCTGCTTGTCACAGCTACAGGAGAAAGTATCAATGAAGCGGCGCAAGCCTTTGAAAAGCTGGGTGCTAAAGTCGAGACAGTTCAAGCCGATCTTGCTACCTATGAGGGTGTTGAGACGCTTTACAGCCAAATTCAGGCAACGGGACGACCTGTGGAAGCGATCGCAATTAACGCAGGTGTTGGTGTTGGTGGTGATTTTGCCCGCGAAACTGATTTGCAAGACGAACTTAATTTGATTAACCTCAATGTTGTATCATCTGTTCATCTTGCTAAACGCGTAGTGAAAGATATGGTAGAGCGTGGCAAAGGAAGAATTTTGTTCACCTCATCAATCGCAGCGCTGATGCCTGGACCATTTGAGGCAGTTTATGCGGCATCAAAAGCGTTTGTACATTCGTTTGCTGAGGGATTGCGCAACGAGCTAAAAGACACGGGCGTTACCGTAACTTCTCTTATGCCAGGACCAACTGATACTAACTTTTTCCATCGCGCTGGCATGGACGACACTAAAGCAGGTGCGAGCAAAAAGGACGATCCGGCTGAAGTTGCCAAGCAAGGATTTGAAGCACTGATGGCTGGCAAAGATTCTGTTATTGCAGGTTCGCTAATGACTAAGATTCAAGGCAATGTCAGTAAGATCTTACCGGATACTATCGGGGCTGAGCAGCACCGCCAACTAACCGAGCCTGGTTCTGCATCTTAATGTGAGATTCCTGAACAGCTTTTTAAAAGTTAGAGCTACGCAATACTGATAAAGGGCGGAGGTTTTCCGCCCATTACCTTTTAATATGTATTCTTATGCACCCAAATATAATGCTATTTACGTAATTACACGTAGATAGGCTTTATTTGTCTAGCAATGAATTCATTTTGCAACTTGAGTCGGACGATCGATCTTTAATCGCCAAAAGCATCTTTGATACTATCAATAGTGCGCTCAACTGCATTTTTGGTGTTGTCTACTGCTTTTTGAGTCCGTGCTGCGTCTTCTTCTGCTCTTTTCTCAATACGAGCCGCGTCGCGCTTAGCTTTGCGTTCAACGAAATTACCATCGCCATCGGTTGCTTCTTCGACACGCTTAGCATTTTTCTTTGCTGTTTCCTCAACGCGGTTTGCTGTATCGCGAATGAAGCCCTTAGCACTTCCAGCGTCTTCTTGCACTTTATTTTGTGCTCGATCTCCGAGATCGGCTGCGATTAAGGTTGCATGAGGAGCCGCGATCGCATCAGTATTTAAGACACCCTGCCAAACAAAGGCGATCGCAGCGAGAAATACCACTGTTACGATTGTGCGTCCGACTGCGGCAAGCCGTTTTGTGAAGTGACTTAGTTTCATAGAATACAATTCCATTAAATTTGGCATCCTAAGTTTTACTTCATTTGGCTCATCGCCTAAATCGCGCTCTAGATAGAGGTTTTCTTATGATAGGTTGTTAAGTAAATTCACTCTTTTGATAGACCAAGAGTATTACAAATAACAAGTTAATTCAGTAGACCTCTAGCAAAAGTCGAAAAATTGCGAACGTCATTCCCAGCGAAATGTAATGTAGCGCAGAATCTCGCGAGATGTTTTGCAACGCTCAACAGACAGTTCAAGTACTTATGCAAGAATTCTAGTAACGATAAACAGCTTTATCAACATAGATTACAGATTTTTGAGCAGCACAACACGGAGAATACTACAACATGGATGTTAAAGCAGCAGTTGCTTTTGAAGCTGATAAACCATTGTCGATTGAAACAGTACAACTCGAAGGACCCAAAGCCGGCGAAGTTTTAGTCGAAATTAAAGCGACTGGAGTGTGTCATACAGATGCTTTTACGCTTTCTGGTGCCGACCCAGAAGGATTATTCCCAGCAATTTTGGGGCATGAAGGCGCGGGTGTTGTTGTTGAGGTGGGTGCAGGAGTAACCAGTCTCAAGCCAGGCGATCGCGTTATTCCGCTTTATACTCCAGAATGTCGCCAGTGCGAATATTGTCTCAGTCGCAAAACAAATCTTTGTCAAGCTATCCGCTCAACGCAAGGGCGTGGCGTAATGCCAGATGGAACAAGCCGCTTTTCGCTTGATGGCACGATGCTCCACCACTACATGGGAACCTCCACTTTCGCTAATTATACAGTTTTACCAGAAATTGCGGTAGCTAAAATTCGCGAAGATGCTCCCTTTGATAAAGTATGTTACATCGGTTGTGGGGTTACAACTGGTATTGGGGCGGTGATTTACACTGCCAAAGTTGAGCCAGGGGCAAAAGTCATCGTCTTTGGATTAGGCGGCATTGGTTTAAATGTGATTCAAGGCGCTCGTATGGTAGGAGCCGAAATGATTGTCGGCGTGGATATTAATCCCAATAAGCGAGCGTTAGCTGAAAAATTTGGGATGACGCACTTTGTTAATCCGAAAGAAGTTGAAGGTGATTTAGTACCCTATTTGGTCGATCTCACGAAAGGTGGTGCTGATTATACTTTTGAATGCATTGGCAACGTGAATGTCATGCGTCAAGCATTAGAATGCTGTCACAAAGGCTGGGGTGTCAGCGTGATTATTGGCGTTGCTGCTGCTGGGCAAGAAATTTGCACTCGTCCTTTTCAATTAGTCACGGGACGTGTTTGGAAAGGTTCGGCATTTGGTGGTGCTAGAGGACGTACCGATGTTCCTAAAATTGTCGATTGGTATATGGAAGGCAAAATCAATATTGACGATCTGATTACGCACACCATGCCATTAGAACGGATTAACGACGCGTTTGATTTAATGCACAAAGGTGAATCGATCCGCAGTGTCGTCACGTTTTAGAAGCTAAAGAATTAGGAGGAGTGTTTGTTATTCCTCCTAAATTGTTAATTTTTTAATGGTGGTAAGGTAGCCAGGTATGTTGTATGCGTGGTTCACATACGATCGCGCGCAGCATTTGTTGAGTAAAGGGTGATGGGCAATACATAATTCTTGCCAGTGACCCGTTACCGATCGCTATTAAATTATTTAGTCTCAACTCAATTGTAAGACGCGTGTGTGTCGAACCTGAAAAAGTTAACTTGAGTTAATTGTATTGTTTGCTGTTCTTGATTAACACAACCTTGGGACTTGTGTTAAAGTGTCAATTACAGATTACATTCGGTTGTGCAGTTTGTTGTTTTCATATCACAGAACTCTCTCCGAATCTAATTCTCTACATCTATGATTCTGGAGACTTTTATGTCGATTTATGTTGGTAATCTATCTTACCAGGTAGAACAAGAGGATCTCAAGCAAGTATTTCTCGAATATGGAGACGTTAAGAGCGTACAACTACCTACAGACCGCGAAACAGGTCGCGTAAGAGGCTTTGCTTTTGTTGAAATGGGAACAGAAGCCGAAGAAGCTGCGGCGATCGAAGCCCTCGATGGTGCTGAGTGGATGGGGCGCAACCTGAAAGTAAATAAAGCTAAACCTAGAGAGGATAGATCTTCTGGTGGTGGAAGACGAGGAAATGGTGGTGGTGGATACTCGCGCCGCTACTAAGCTTTGCGCTAAACAAACTTTACTCTAAAGTCTTTGGGGCAGATAAAGAGTCTGCCTTTTTTGTTATCCATTGGAAGCGAGAATGACCCAGATAATTCTAGGTGAAAACGAAGGCATTGACTCAGCCTTGCGTCGTTTTAAACGACAAGTATCGAAAGCAGGGATTTTCCCAGATATGCGGAAAAACCGTCACTTTGAGACACCAATTGAAAAACGCAAGCGCAAAGAACTTACCAAGCACAAGCAACGCAAACATGGGAAGCGCCGCTAAAGCGCGATCGCCGCTTAGTCTAAAATCAGATCGACGCTTATCTCAATCTGTTCGACATGGCTGCATCGCTCAAACTGACAAGTGAATATCGCTGTTTTGATGGTACTGTCGGCTTTTATCGCCATCAGTCGGAAACTTGTAACATTGAAATGCGTTTTGCTGTGTACCAACCGCCGCAAGCAAAGTCGCAACGAGTTCCAGTGTTGTATTTTCTTTCAGGGTTAACTTGCACCGAAGAAAACTTCATCGTCAAAGCAGGGGCGCAGCGTTACGCAGCGGAATGTGGATTAATGTTAGTTGTCCCCGATACTAGCCCTAGAAATACAGGAATTGCAGGCGAAGATGACGATTGGGACTTTGGGACGGGTGCAGGTTTTTATGTTGATGCGACAGAGGTTCCGTGGCGATCGCATTATCAAATGTACAGTTACGTTGTGCGCGAATTACCTGCACTGATTGCGGAGAATTTCTCAATACAACCAGAAAAGCAAGGAATTTTCGGTCATTCTATGGGCGGACATGGGGCGTTAGTATGTGCGTTGCGTAACCCCGATCGATACCAGTCTGTTTCTGCGTTTGCACCAATTGTTGCACCGATGCAGTGTCCTTGGGGTGAAAAAGCTTTGTCGCGTTATTTAGGGAATCGCGCAAGTTGGCGTAGCTACGATGCAACGGAATTAGTACTAAATGCCAACTATCAACGTCCGATACTGATCGATCAAGGAACTGCGGATCAGTTTTTAGTCGAGCAACTCAAGCCAGAATTATTTGCCAGCGCGTGTGCCAAAGTTAATCAACCGGTAAACTTACGGATGCAACCTGGCTATGACCACAGCTATTACTTTATTGCTACTTTTATAGAAGACCACATTCGTCATCATGCTGCTGCACTGTTGAATTAATTCTTCCTACGTTCGTAGGAGTGCGTGTTATGTCCTCTACAGAAGATGAAAAAAAGCCGATCGCGACAAAGCGGAGTAAATTACCATCGAAGTGGATCGTTTGGTTAGGCAAGTTTGTCTGGACAAATCTTTGGCATATAATGATGTCAAAGCTAGCACCACGCGATCGTTCAGGCGCGTACATTCGTCCTAATAGCGAGTTTCGTAACTTTATCAGTGCAGCAGAGGGAAGTTCGTACCCACCTGTCTCAGGACGCTATCAACTTTATGTTGGGTTAGGATGTCCTTGGGCGCATCGAACGCTGGTTGTACGGGCGTTGAAAGGATTGGAAGATGCAATTTCAGTATCCACTGTGTCTCCCTCACCGCTTGAAGGCGGTTGGGTACTTGATAAAGAAGAAAACGGCTGTCGCACCCTAGCGCAAGTGTATCAGCTAGCACAACCAGGATATCGCGGACGTTCTACCGTACCTGTCTTGTGGGATAAACGGACGAAGACAATTGTAAATAACGAGAGTTCTGAAATTATAGTGATGTTGAACTCCGAATTCAATCAATTCGCCAAGCATCCCACACGCGATCTTTACCCCGAACAACTGCGCGAAAAAATTGATTGGTGGAACGAGAAGATTTATCATGCAGTGAATAATGGCGTATACCGTTGTGGTTTTGCCCAAACGCAGGAAGCTTACGAACAAGCTTGCAACGAGTTATTTACTACTTTAGATGAAATTGATATCGCGTTAGCATCAAATCGATATCTATGTGGCGATCGCGTCACCCTTGCAGACGTACGTCTATTTACAACCTTGTTTCGCTTTGATGTTGTTTATTACGGTCTATTTAAGTGTAACCGTCGCCGCATTCAAGATTATCTCCATCTAGGACCTTACTTGCGGGATTTATATCAGTTACCAGGCGTGGCTGAGACGTGTAATTTAGAAGCAGTTAAGCAAGACTACTACGGTAACTTATTTCCACTCAATCCAGGTGGTATTATTCCTTGTGGACCTGAAGTGAATCTTTTAGAACCACACAATCGTGAAAAAGTTGGTCAGAGAAAGGCGATTGGTAACTGGTAATTGGTATTTTTAACGAGCCTACTGCTTTTACATAAGTATTGTCTCATTCACTAACCACTGACACTAAGATGAGATAAGCAGCTGATTAGATAAAGTTTTGCTTCCTGCTCAGTTTAGACTTTTATTTATTGCTTAAATTAATTGCAGTATAGCCTGATACCAAATAATGACACAAACGATTTCAATCAACGACAAGCAGCGTCTGCAACTTGCTCCCTTAGAGATGCCTAATCGCCTGCTATTAGGACCTGGACCATCAAATGCGCATCCTGATGTGTTGCAAGCGATGAATAAAAAGCCTGTAGGACATCTCGACCCTGCATTTTTGGCGCTGATGGACGAAATTCAGTCGCTGCTACGCTATGTGTGGCAAACAGAAAATCCCTTGACGATCGCAGTCAGTGGAACAGGAACTGCGGCGATGGAAGCCACAATCGCAAATTCCGTAGCACCTGGAGATGTTGTTTTAATTGGTGTCAGTGGTTATTTTGGCAATCGCTTGGTCGATATGGCAGGGCGCTACGGCGGTGATGTCCGTACGATAACCAAACCCTGGGGACAAGTTTTCTCCTTAGAAGAATTGCGAACTGCTGTAGAAACCCATCGTCCAGCAATTTTAGCACTCGTGCATGCCGAAACATCTACAGGTGCAAGGCAACCTTTAGAAGGCGTTGGCGAGTTGTGTCGCGAGTTCGATTGTTTATTACTCGTAGATACTGTCACAAGTCTTGGTGGCGTGCCAATTTTCTTAGATGCTTGGGGTGTTGACCTCGCCTATAGTTGTAGCCAGAAAGGTTTAGGATGTCCCCCAGGGGCTTCGCCTTTTACAATGAGTGCGCGGGCAATGGAGAAGTTACAGCAACGCCAAAACAAGGTAGCAAACTGGTATCTCGATATGACCTTGTTGGGTAAGTATTGGGGTCAAGAACGCGTTTATCACCACACAGCGCCGATAAATTTATACTATGCCTTGCGGGAAGCTTTACGTATAGTTGCCGAAGAAGGATTGGCAAACTGTTGGCAGCGCCATCAAAAAAATGTTGAGTACCTCTGGGAAGGATTAGAAGATTTGGGATTAAAGCTACACGTCGAACGCGAGTATCGCCTACCCACTCTCACAACTGTATGTATTCCTGAAGGAGTTGATGGTAAGGCAGTAGCTCGACAATTATTAAATGACCACAATATTGAGATTGGCGGTGGTTTGGGCGAATTAGCTGGTAAAGTTTGGCGTGTAGGATTGATGGGTATAAATAGCCGTAAAGAAAGTGTCGATCGACTTTTAGCAGCGCTGCGGCAAGTATTAACCTGATTTCTGTTACAAATTACGCAGTACCGTAAATTATCTCAATGGCAGCAAGGACGATCAATAAACCTCCTGCATGAAAAGAGTTGCGAAAGTAGACTACACGCAAATCTAGTAGAAATCCCGCTAAACGAACAATCTAGCGGGATTTGTTAGTATTAACTTCTAACAGCCTGAGAAAGCTTAGAGTTGAATGTTACCATTTCTCACTTGCTCAGCCAAAGCGCGAGGAAACGAGTTTTGTACATTCGGGTTAAAAATTCTTGCAAGGCTAGTAGCAAGTCTTCCATAGCTGAATACATTTGCAATCGGAATTCCCTCAGTAGTTTGGATAACAAAGTCACCCGCGGGTAATCGCTCAGCTGTCACCAATTCACTACTAATATCACGTACAGGGGGAGCCTGCTGAGCAACACTATTAAATTGGAGACCCGGTCTACCACCCATAAACCGAAGTAGTCGTCCCGTGTTTTTGTCTAACTGCGTTAGCCAAGCATCGACAGCAGAAGTCGTCGCTCCATTGAGGTTTCCGAGTAAACCATCTGTAAATCCCGTGACATACAACATATTGTTGTTACCAACTGCTACTCCAGCTGGGTAGTCAATATTATTATCGCTACCAAACTGTCGGAACCACCCAATGTTACCATTGGTATCAAAACGTGCTACCCAGGTGTTGAAAGAATAATTTGCCGCTTGTCGTCTGAGCGCTCTAATATCTGTATGCCCGATGAGAAAGATATTATCCTGAGCATCAATTTCCATGTCAGATAAGATCATGCCATCATCACCTGGACCGCCGAATTGCTTAGCCCATACTTGACTTCCGTCAGTTGGGTTTAACTTGAATAGCCAGATATCGCGGGCTCCTCCTCCTAATCGTCTCCTGCGTTGGTTAAGTCTTGGACCAATGTCACCTGTTGTCCATCCTGTGAGGTACACAAAGCCTTGACTGTCAGTATCAATTGCCCAAGCAAACTCTAGTCCAAAGTCTGTGCTACCTATTTGTTGCAGCCACTGCACTTGACCAGCTGAATTGACCTTCACAACCCAAACATCGTATTTTGGCAGAGGTCGGATTGGATCTGATTCTCTGACTAAACCTTGCGTCCATCCTGTAATGTAAGCATTGCCTTGTTGATCGACGGTGACGTCATAGCATTCGTGGAAAAAGGGAGTATTAATCTCAGTAGACCAGAGTTGATTGCCATTGCTATCAAACTTTCTTATCCAGGAATCGTCTTCAACGCTGAAATCGAAGATTTCTCGATTTGGGTTATCCTTAACTGCTAGTCCTGAGACATAAACATTACCTGCTGGATCGACATCGACACCCCAAGCAGTACTGACAAAACCACCAGCATTAAATTGCCTACCCCACAAGCGATTGCCATTGGTATCGTATTTAGCTACCCACGCATCTAACTGTTGTGATTGTTTGGGTGAAAATAAGCTGCCACCTGTTTCTCCGACTACGTAGATATTACCTTGACTATCTGTGGCAATCGCATGGGCACTGTCACCGCTAGAACCACCAAATTGCCTAGCCCATACTTGAGTTCCACTGCTGTTATATTTCGCTAGCCATGCATCAATAGAACCTTGATTTGTGCCAAATAGCGGTCCTGTTGTCGTTCCGGTTATGTAAACATTTCCAGCAGAATCGGTTGCAGCATCAAGACTTAAATCTCTACCTGTTGTTCCTAGTTGGCTAATCTTTCTCCGACGCCCTGGTCTTCCTTGGGGTCTAGTTCCTACGTACTTAAAGTAACTCGCGTTTAAATCTAAAGTGACTTCTGGTCTTGCAATGATGTAACCGAGTACGTCGGGTGCGCCTTGTTGAAGTGAGATAATGGCTTTACCAAAGAAAGGTTGTTGAATTCCTTCAACTCTCAAGTTGTTAACATCGATCAAGCGATAGTCTTGGGGACGACCGTTGAGTTGGATGGAATCTTGAGCAGGATCGAAGTCATAGATAATTGCGTACTCGTTTAAACCTAGGAAATTAGTTGTCAGTAGAGTGGCTGGGTCAGCACTAGCATAATATGGTCGATCGGAATCTCCTAAAACGAACCGATCTTTCCCGACTGAGGGAATATTTCTTTCTAGAATTAGTAACGGATTACCTCCTTGCTGATTATTCTGAATGTTCAGAATAATTTCGTACTCTTGCGGGGTGTTATCGAAGATGTCACCGAACAGAAAATCAACATCTACGTTTTGTCGGCGGGTGACCGGAGGATCGTCGCTGTAAATCGTATCACTTCCAGCACGCCCAAACACGAGTTCAAAATTAGAATAGCCTGCTTGAACTAAATCGCTTGCTGGTGTAAATAGGTAAACAGGAAACGATTCAGCATCGCTTTGAGTTTGTGCTTGTACCTGTGGTAACCAGACATTAAGAACGATCAGTAAACTAAATACAGTACAAGCAGACAAAGCTGAGACAAAATTAACGGTTGCAAGCACCTTTGTTCGCACAAAGCGCAGTTGCCGCATCACATAATTGTTACGGTACTCAACTGCCAAAAATGCTATGAAGCTAAGTCCGTTGACACTCAGTAGCCAAAGCCTAAAAGGCGATCGCCAGACACCATCGATTCCGTGACTTAGTGCATAAGCAAGCGTACCTAAAACAATAATACTAAGAACAATACCTGCCCAATTGCGTTTTTGTCGCCGCTGAGGGATATCTGGCGATACTGTCTTGGCAATTACCCAAAATGCGATCGCCCCGATCGCGACATTGAGTAAAAATAAACTCCGCCATCCCAAAATACTGGCGATGTTTCCACTCCAGTTATAACCAGCCCATAACCCAAAGACTGAGACTCCTAGCCAAAGTGCGAGGAAAAGAACTTTTTGACGCCCTCTAGCACAATGATTAACGATAAAAATTGACGTTGGGATAAAGCCAGCAGCGCCAATTCCTTGTAATATTCGTCCAGCGAGCAAAATTTCCCAGTTTGGTGCGAATCCACATATTAAGGACGCGATCGCAAACAGGAATAGCCCTGTTAGCAATACTCGCTTGCGTCCATACAAATTTGCGATCGTCCCGCCTGTTAATACCAAACTGGCGGCAGTCAAAGTATACGCATTGAGTACCCACTGCGATCGCAATACATTCCAACCTAAACTCGCTTGAACTTTAGGAAGTGCCATCATGACTGTATTGTCAAAATTAGTCATGAATAAAGCACACGCTATAGCAGCCAGTGCCATAACTCGAACACGACCTCGATTCATTACTCTTATTGCCCCTAATGTCAAATTTTTCTAGATGTTGTAGAAGGTGACGCTGCTATGCTTCTACTCATCTCAATAGGTTTAGTGCGAGAAAACAAAAACAATAGCTTAACCAGATGTTTGGTCGTTACAATCCAACATGATATTATTCCCTAACTTGTATAGCAATATACCTTGATGTGATAGGTATAAGGGCGAGCTTTAGCTAGTAAGAATAACAGCCAATAGCAATCGTACAGTATTGATTTTTTTGAAAAATCTCCCTTTGTGTCTTTAAGATTGAGCAATCTTTTGCGGTGTAAAGATAGATTCGAAAACATTTTGCATCCAACAAGAAATACTCATTTATAAGGCAATCTTGCTGGTAGACACTTAAGATTTTTGACAGGCAGCCTACGACTGCTAACTCATACACTGTTCGTTTTTAAGTTACGCAGCCTCTGTTGCTAACCAGCAGTATATTCTCACACTTTGAATTGGAAGTAAATACTTTATTGGCAGGCTGCTCTTTTCAATTAACCTTCAACTTCAATTACCACTAAATCGTCTCTGGGACTACGCTGCAATCAATATCGAGCTTGATATTTCAATAAAAATTGCTCTAGAAATATATTATACATTTATTATACTTATAACTTATTCTAGCTAGAAATTTAAAGACCTAAGTTAGGCTAAAAGCCCATAAAATCATACCTTTATCGCTAAATCAGCTTCAAACTTGATGAAAAAACACAATTTTGTAGTTTTAGCTACATTAGAAATAATTATTGTTTTTGGAGGTTAAATCTTTAACTTACCGTAGTTGTGAAAAATGCTTTTGTCCTGTTTGCTAGTTGGCAGTTTTGTAAGATGCGTTACAGTCATACTAAGCTAGATCTATTAGAAACCTAGCAATTTTCCCCTAATAATTGGTGACAGACTACATCTTGAAATTGCCTACAATATTAGTTTAGTCTGCAATAGAACTTTGATACATTAGGGGTTTGCGCTCGCAAGATTTTTTTATTTTTACCAAAATTTTATGCATTTATGATATATGCTTTTGCCAAATCAACAAAAGTAGTACTATTTAGATCAATTACCTTATTGGAAATATCAAATAAGTTTTTTTTATCAAAATAGAGTGATTAAATGAAGAAAAGTGTAGTATCATCTGTATCGAAGTTGCTGTTCTAAGCAGCTCGCA
The Chroococcidiopsis sp. TS-821 genome window above contains:
- a CDS encoding SDR family oxidoreductase, producing MSSLTRPLAVVTGASNGIGYELAKQFAQNGFDLLVTATGESINEAAQAFEKLGAKVETVQADLATYEGVETLYSQIQATGRPVEAIAINAGVGVGGDFARETDLQDELNLINLNVVSSVHLAKRVVKDMVERGKGRILFTSSIAALMPGPFEAVYAASKAFVHSFAEGLRNELKDTGVTVTSLMPGPTDTNFFHRAGMDDTKAGASKKDDPAEVAKQGFEALMAGKDSVIAGSLMTKIQGNVSKILPDTIGAEQHRQLTEPGSAS
- a CDS encoding S-(hydroxymethyl)glutathione dehydrogenase/class III alcohol dehydrogenase, with the translated sequence MDVKAAVAFEADKPLSIETVQLEGPKAGEVLVEIKATGVCHTDAFTLSGADPEGLFPAILGHEGAGVVVEVGAGVTSLKPGDRVIPLYTPECRQCEYCLSRKTNLCQAIRSTQGRGVMPDGTSRFSLDGTMLHHYMGTSTFANYTVLPEIAVAKIREDAPFDKVCYIGCGVTTGIGAVIYTAKVEPGAKVIVFGLGGIGLNVIQGARMVGAEMIVGVDINPNKRALAEKFGMTHFVNPKEVEGDLVPYLVDLTKGGADYTFECIGNVNVMRQALECCHKGWGVSVIIGVAAAGQEICTRPFQLVTGRVWKGSAFGGARGRTDVPKIVDWYMEGKINIDDLITHTMPLERINDAFDLMHKGESIRSVVTF
- a CDS encoding RNA-binding protein, encoding MSIYVGNLSYQVEQEDLKQVFLEYGDVKSVQLPTDRETGRVRGFAFVEMGTEAEEAAAIEALDGAEWMGRNLKVNKAKPREDRSSGGGRRGNGGGGYSRRY
- the rpsU gene encoding 30S ribosomal protein S21, coding for MTQIILGENEGIDSALRRFKRQVSKAGIFPDMRKNRHFETPIEKRKRKELTKHKQRKHGKRR
- the fghA gene encoding S-formylglutathione hydrolase produces the protein MAASLKLTSEYRCFDGTVGFYRHQSETCNIEMRFAVYQPPQAKSQRVPVLYFLSGLTCTEENFIVKAGAQRYAAECGLMLVVPDTSPRNTGIAGEDDDWDFGTGAGFYVDATEVPWRSHYQMYSYVVRELPALIAENFSIQPEKQGIFGHSMGGHGALVCALRNPDRYQSVSAFAPIVAPMQCPWGEKALSRYLGNRASWRSYDATELVLNANYQRPILIDQGTADQFLVEQLKPELFASACAKVNQPVNLRMQPGYDHSYYFIATFIEDHIRHHAAALLN
- a CDS encoding glutathione S-transferase family protein, producing MSSTEDEKKPIATKRSKLPSKWIVWLGKFVWTNLWHIMMSKLAPRDRSGAYIRPNSEFRNFISAAEGSSYPPVSGRYQLYVGLGCPWAHRTLVVRALKGLEDAISVSTVSPSPLEGGWVLDKEENGCRTLAQVYQLAQPGYRGRSTVPVLWDKRTKTIVNNESSEIIVMLNSEFNQFAKHPTRDLYPEQLREKIDWWNEKIYHAVNNGVYRCGFAQTQEAYEQACNELFTTLDEIDIALASNRYLCGDRVTLADVRLFTTLFRFDVVYYGLFKCNRRRIQDYLHLGPYLRDLYQLPGVAETCNLEAVKQDYYGNLFPLNPGGIIPCGPEVNLLEPHNREKVGQRKAIGNW
- a CDS encoding alanine--glyoxylate aminotransferase family protein translates to MTQTISINDKQRLQLAPLEMPNRLLLGPGPSNAHPDVLQAMNKKPVGHLDPAFLALMDEIQSLLRYVWQTENPLTIAVSGTGTAAMEATIANSVAPGDVVLIGVSGYFGNRLVDMAGRYGGDVRTITKPWGQVFSLEELRTAVETHRPAILALVHAETSTGARQPLEGVGELCREFDCLLLVDTVTSLGGVPIFLDAWGVDLAYSCSQKGLGCPPGASPFTMSARAMEKLQQRQNKVANWYLDMTLLGKYWGQERVYHHTAPINLYYALREALRIVAEEGLANCWQRHQKNVEYLWEGLEDLGLKLHVEREYRLPTLTTVCIPEGVDGKAVARQLLNDHNIEIGGGLGELAGKVWRVGLMGINSRKESVDRLLAALRQVLT
- a CDS encoding MFS transporter — encoded protein: MNRGRVRVMALAAIACALFMTNFDNTVMMALPKVQASLGWNVLRSQWVLNAYTLTAASLVLTGGTIANLYGRKRVLLTGLFLFAIASLICGFAPNWEILLAGRILQGIGAAGFIPTSIFIVNHCARGRQKVLFLALWLGVSVFGLWAGYNWSGNIASILGWRSLFLLNVAIGAIAFWVIAKTVSPDIPQRRQKRNWAGIVLSIIVLGTLAYALSHGIDGVWRSPFRLWLLSVNGLSFIAFLAVEYRNNYVMRQLRFVRTKVLATVNFVSALSACTVFSLLIVLNVWLPQVQAQTQSDAESFPVYLFTPASDLVQAGYSNFELVFGRAGSDTIYSDDPPVTRRQNVDVDFLFGDIFDNTPQEYEIILNIQNNQQGGNPLLILERNIPSVGKDRFVLGDSDRPYYASADPATLLTTNFLGLNEYAIIYDFDPAQDSIQLNGRPQDYRLIDVNNLRVEGIQQPFFGKAIISLQQGAPDVLGYIIARPEVTLDLNASYFKYVGTRPQGRPGRRRKISQLGTTGRDLSLDAATDSAGNVYITGTTTGPLFGTNQGSIDAWLAKYNSSGTQVWARQFGGSSGDSAHAIATDSQGNIYVVGETGGSLFSPKQSQQLDAWVAKYDTNGNRLWGRQFNAGGFVSTAWGVDVDPAGNVYVSGLAVKDNPNREIFDFSVEDDSWIRKFDSNGNQLWSTEINTPFFHECYDVTVDQQGNAYITGWTQGLVRESDPIRPLPKYDVWVVKVNSAGQVQWLQQIGSTDFGLEFAWAIDTDSQGFVYLTGWTTGDIGPRLNQRRRRLGGGARDIWLFKLNPTDGSQVWAKQFGGPGDDGMILSDMEIDAQDNIFLIGHTDIRALRRQAANYSFNTWVARFDTNGNIGWFRQFGSDNNIDYPAGVAVGNNNMLYVTGFTDGLLGNLNGATTSAVDAWLTQLDKNTGRLLRFMGGRPGLQFNSVAQQAPPVRDISSELVTAERLPAGDFVIQTTEGIPIANVFSYGRLATSLARIFNPNVQNSFPRALAEQVRNGNIQL